One genomic segment of Phalacrocorax carbo chromosome Z, bPhaCar2.1, whole genome shotgun sequence includes these proteins:
- the LOC135310679 gene encoding tetraspanin-3-like, with protein MRARARAFLASSSSSDDLSSSSLLLRLSSPSWRCKGFWVGPFARHLLRILGVILWGVAIALAAGGVFVILLYKNYRYLFQESSLSLSGWLAVAAALTSLLTGFLAISVSANSSRCQRGALMYLLLMLLCLEMSLAVLAKVYSIRMASELKSTMGNLVYQYNGTHSQGPGSRDLDVLQRNLQCCGVQNYTDWLKATAASRHLPGEEARVPESCCKEKYSHCRGDLGHREQLFQEGCLKKLEHLLHFVMLYIFWCCIALSVLELFACISNGILMKYQPFHDFQILD; from the coding sequence ATGAGAGCTAGAGCTAGGGCGTTTTTGGCCTCGTCCTCATCCTCAGAtgatttatcatcatcatcattattgttACGGTTATCATCACCTTCGTGGCGCTGCAAGGGCTTCTGGGTTGGGCCCTTTGCTCGTCATCTGCTGAGGATCCTAGGCGTCATCCTCTGGGGCGTCGCTATAGCTCTGGCCGCTGGTGGAGTTTTTGTGATCCTGTTGTACAAGAACTACAGATATTTATTTCAGGAGTCTTCCTTGTCTCTCTCTGGTTGGCTGGCTGTTGCAGCTGCACTCACCTCGCTACTGACTGGGTTTTTGGCTATCTCTGTTTCTGCTAACAGCTCCCGCTGCCAGCGAGGGGCTCTCATGTACTTGTTGCTAATGCTTCTTTGCCTAGAAATGTCTTTGGCGGTTCTGGCAAAGGTCTACTCTATTCGGATGGCTTCTGAGCTGAAAAGCACTATGGGTAACCTTGTCTATCAGTACAATGGAACGCACTCCCAGGGCCCTGGCAGCAGGGATCTGGATGTGCTACAGAGGAATCTGCAGTGTTGTGGGGTCCAGAACTACACAGACTGGCTAAAGGCAACAGCTGCTTCTCGGCATCTTCCAGGTGAGGAAGCTCGTGTCCCTGAAAGCTGCTGTAAGGAGAAGTACTCTCACTGCAGGGGTGACTTAGGCCATCGGGAGCAGCTTTTTCAGGAGGGCTGTTTAAAGAAGCTGGAACACCTGTTGCATTTTGTCATGCTCTACATATTTTGGTGCTGTATTGCGCTAAGTGTCTTGGAGCTGTTTGCTTGTATCAGCAATGGCATCCTGATGAAGTATCAGCCATTCCATGACTTTCAAATTCTGGATTAA
- the LOC135310680 gene encoding tetraspanin-3-like, whose translation MRARARAFLASSSDDLSSSSLLLRLSSPSWRCKGFWVGPFARHLLRILGVILWGVAIALAAGGVFVILLYKNYRYLFQESSLSLSGWLAVAAALTSLLTGFLAISVSANSSRCQRGALMYLLLMLLCLEMSLAVLAKVYSIRMASELKSTMGNLVYQYNGTHSQGPGSRDLDVLQRNLQCCGVQNYTDWLKATAASRHLPGEEARVPESCCKEKYSHCRGDLGHREQLFQEGCLKKLEHLLHFVMLYIFWCCIALSVLELFACISNGILMKYQPFHDFQILD comes from the coding sequence ATGAGAGCTAGAGCTAGGGCGTTTTTGGCCTCGTCCTCAGAtgatttatcatcatcatcattattgttACGGTTATCATCACCTTCGTGGCGCTGCAAGGGCTTCTGGGTTGGGCCCTTTGCTCGTCATCTGCTGAGGATCCTAGGCGTCATCCTCTGGGGCGTCGCTATAGCTCTGGCCGCTGGTGGAGTTTTTGTGATCCTGTTGTACAAGAACTACAGATATTTATTTCAGGAGTCTTCCTTGTCTCTCTCTGGTTGGCTGGCTGTTGCAGCTGCACTTACCTCGCTACTGACTGGGTTTTTGGCTATCTCTGTTTCTGCTAACAGCTCCCGCTGCCAGCGAGGGGCTCTCATGTACTTGTTGCTAATGCTTCTTTGCCTAGAAATGTCTTTGGCGGTTCTGGCAAAGGTCTACTCTATTCGGATGGCTTCTGAGCTGAAAAGCACTATGGGTAACCTTGTCTATCAGTACAACGGAACGCACTCCCAGGGCCCTGGCAGCAGGGATCTGGATGTGCTACAGAGGAATCTGCAGTGTTGTGGGGTCCAGAACTACACAGACTGGCTAAAGGCAACAGCTGCTTCTCGGCATCTTCCAGGTGAGGAAGCTCGTGTCCCTGAAAGCTGCTGTAAGGAGAAGTACTCTCACTGCAGGGGTGACTTAGGCCATCGGGAGCAGCTTTTTCAGGAGGGCTGTTTAAAGAAGCTGGAACACCTGTTGCATTTTGTCATGCTCTACATATTTTGGTGCTGTATTGCGCTAAGTGTCTTGGAGCTGTTTGCTTGTATCAGCAATGGCATCCTGATGAAGTATCAGCCATTCCATGACTTTCAAATTCTGGATTAA